One region of Jonesiaceae bacterium BS-20 genomic DNA includes:
- the guaA gene encoding glutamine-hydrolyzing GMP synthase, which yields MTQTPASTPRPVLVVDFGAQYAQLIARRVREAKVYSEIVPHSFSVEQMLAKNPAAIILSGGPSSVYEQGAPKVDPELFNAGIPVLGICYGFQAMAQALGGTVAQTGVSEYGRTEVDVCQAGVLLADGQGEQNTWMSHGDAVHSAPEGFTVLATSSGSPVAAFENQERNLYGVQWHPEAKHSEFGQQVLENFLYQGAGLAPDWTPANVISEQIELIREQVGTDLVICGLSGGVDSSVAAALVQKAIGSQLTCVFVDHGLLRTGEVEQVEKDFVAATGVKLKVVDAKQRFLDALAGVSDPETKRKIIGREFIRVFEIAAREVVEEAGSDGGEVKYLVQGTLYPDVVESGGDGAANIKSHHNVGGLPDDLDFSLIEPLRALFKDEVRAIGLELGVPSEIVWRQPFPGPGLGIRIVGDITWERLELLRAADAIVREELTKAGLDREIWQCPVVLLADVRSVGVQGDGRTYGHPIVLRPVSSEDAMSADWSRVPYEVLAHISTRITNEVKDVNRVVLDITSKPPGTIEWE from the coding sequence GTGACACAAACACCAGCCTCAACACCCAGACCCGTACTTGTCGTTGATTTCGGCGCACAGTATGCCCAATTGATTGCCCGCCGCGTGCGGGAAGCAAAGGTGTACTCCGAGATCGTTCCGCACTCATTTTCAGTTGAGCAGATGCTCGCTAAGAATCCTGCGGCAATCATCCTGTCAGGCGGCCCATCTTCCGTCTACGAACAGGGCGCACCCAAGGTGGACCCAGAACTATTTAATGCCGGCATTCCAGTGCTCGGCATTTGCTACGGCTTCCAGGCCATGGCTCAGGCCCTTGGCGGCACGGTTGCTCAGACCGGTGTCAGTGAATACGGCCGTACCGAAGTAGACGTGTGCCAAGCCGGTGTGCTGCTGGCCGACGGTCAAGGTGAACAGAACACGTGGATGAGCCACGGCGACGCTGTGCACTCGGCCCCGGAAGGCTTCACCGTTTTGGCTACCTCATCGGGTTCCCCCGTAGCCGCTTTTGAGAACCAGGAGCGGAATCTTTACGGCGTGCAGTGGCACCCGGAAGCCAAGCACTCCGAATTTGGGCAGCAGGTCCTGGAGAACTTCTTGTACCAGGGCGCTGGATTGGCCCCGGATTGGACTCCTGCCAACGTTATCTCCGAGCAGATTGAGCTCATCCGCGAGCAGGTCGGAACCGACCTAGTCATTTGCGGACTTTCGGGTGGCGTTGACTCCTCGGTTGCCGCAGCACTCGTGCAAAAGGCGATTGGCTCCCAGCTCACCTGCGTTTTTGTGGACCACGGTCTGCTGCGTACCGGCGAGGTTGAGCAGGTTGAGAAGGACTTTGTTGCGGCAACGGGTGTAAAGCTCAAGGTTGTCGATGCCAAGCAGCGTTTCCTTGATGCCCTAGCTGGAGTCTCTGATCCAGAGACCAAGCGCAAGATCATTGGCCGCGAGTTCATCCGCGTGTTCGAGATTGCCGCCCGCGAGGTAGTGGAAGAAGCAGGTAGTGACGGCGGCGAGGTCAAGTACCTCGTACAGGGCACGCTCTATCCAGACGTGGTTGAGTCCGGTGGGGACGGCGCCGCAAACATCAAGAGCCACCACAACGTCGGTGGGCTCCCTGATGACCTTGACTTCTCCCTGATTGAGCCGCTGCGTGCGTTGTTCAAGGATGAGGTCCGTGCGATCGGCCTTGAACTTGGGGTGCCTTCTGAGATTGTTTGGCGCCAGCCATTCCCCGGACCCGGACTCGGAATCCGCATTGTGGGTGACATCACCTGGGAAAGATTAGAGCTCCTGCGCGCTGCTGACGCGATTGTTCGAGAAGAACTCACCAAGGCCGGACTCGACCGCGAAATCTGGCAGTGCCCGGTCGTTCTGCTAGCAGATGTTCGTTCCGTTGGGGTTCAGGGCGACGGCCGTACCTACGGCCACCCAATCGTCCTGCGGCCTGTTTCCTCAGAAGATGCTATGTCTGCGGACTGGTCACGGGTTCCATATGAAGTGCTTGCGCACATCTCAACCCGGATCACCAACGAGGTTAAGGACGTCAACCGAGTGGTCTTGGACATCACCTCCAAGCCACCGGGCACCATTGAGTGGGAGTAG
- a CDS encoding DUF3817 domain-containing protein — protein MTSNEPGMAQETGQPQTSSVERAHKTINAAGSALKRYQFMAYVTGVMLLLLVVEMLILYVFRAHSLKPYISWIPFAHGWIYVVYLITVIDLWAKMRWRLGRLVTMVLAGVVPVLSFVLEKKISREAHARIAAARELI, from the coding sequence TTGACCAGCAATGAACCCGGAATGGCACAGGAAACCGGGCAGCCACAGACTTCGAGTGTGGAACGCGCACACAAGACCATCAACGCGGCAGGCTCGGCGCTCAAACGCTACCAGTTCATGGCCTATGTAACCGGTGTGATGCTGTTACTCCTCGTAGTTGAGATGTTGATCCTGTACGTGTTCCGGGCGCACTCGCTCAAGCCCTACATTTCTTGGATCCCCTTTGCGCACGGTTGGATCTACGTGGTCTACCTGATCACCGTGATTGACCTGTGGGCCAAGATGCGCTGGCGTTTGGGCCGCCTGGTGACCATGGTGTTGGCCGGTGTGGTTCCGGTGTTGTCTTTTGTTCTTGAGAAGAAGATCTCCCGTGAGGCCCACGCACGCATCGCTGCTGCGCGCGAGCTCATTTAG
- a CDS encoding SURF1 family protein — protein MAIKTSSNTSFLRTAVQPKMIGLLVLFMAMAAVCGRLGVWQLDRAYERANLTKQHEISEATNLDSVPLGEVLAPQTTFPGDLVSKEVKVTGTFEPGTELLLPGRLVNNEPAVLVLSALRIQEDGTGGKSWEDLSGPPILPILRGAVPVSAIDAQGQIDPVWAAKIVPTSGPVEITGWLQASEAKGVQDLGPGQTDSISSAHLANVWGGPIYGGYLVAKEMTPSDTADISGLPRPTIEGGDGVNMQNFFYALQWWVFGLFAFALWVRLVRDNARRTSTEHPVNPFDKVDAANVHPFDAVDRMASEPASNQSK, from the coding sequence GTGGCAATTAAGACGTCCTCAAACACATCATTTCTCCGCACCGCTGTCCAACCCAAGATGATTGGGCTGTTGGTGCTCTTCATGGCCATGGCAGCGGTCTGCGGCCGGCTCGGGGTATGGCAGTTAGACCGCGCCTACGAGCGCGCCAATCTGACCAAGCAGCATGAAATATCTGAGGCCACCAATCTCGATTCCGTACCGCTCGGTGAGGTGTTAGCGCCGCAAACCACATTCCCGGGGGACCTGGTAAGCAAGGAAGTTAAGGTAACCGGGACGTTCGAGCCCGGAACCGAACTTCTCCTACCCGGACGTCTGGTTAATAATGAGCCAGCAGTCTTGGTGCTCTCGGCGCTGCGCATACAAGAGGATGGCACGGGCGGGAAGTCCTGGGAAGACCTTTCCGGCCCACCAATCCTGCCGATTCTGCGCGGGGCTGTGCCCGTGAGTGCGATAGACGCACAGGGCCAGATAGACCCGGTATGGGCGGCCAAGATCGTACCCACCTCCGGACCAGTAGAAATTACGGGCTGGCTGCAGGCATCGGAAGCTAAGGGCGTCCAAGATCTTGGCCCCGGTCAAACCGACTCCATTAGCTCGGCGCACCTAGCCAATGTCTGGGGTGGACCAATCTACGGTGGCTACCTCGTGGCCAAGGAAATGACACCGAGCGACACCGCGGACATCTCGGGTTTGCCCCGCCCCACAATTGAAGGCGGCGATGGTGTCAACATGCAAAACTTCTTCTACGCACTGCAATGGTGGGTGTTTGGGCTGTTCGCATTTGCCCTGTGGGTCCGGCTGGTTCGTGACAACGCACGCCGCACATCAACCGAACACCCGGTCAATCCCTTTGACAAGGTAGATGCTGCGAATGTGCATCCTTTTGATGCGGTAGATAGGATGGCTAGCGAACCGGCATCCAATCAGTCAAAGTAG
- the pta gene encoding phosphate acetyltransferase, translating into MSTKTRSVYLTSPEGETGKSTIALGVVDLLAQQVQRVGVFRPITRNGANNRSDDIAARDYVLELLLAHDGVDLSYEQCVGVTYADVHADPDAALTQIIARYHEMEAHCDAVVIVGSDYTDVVGPTELAFNARIAANLGAPVLLVLSGSGRSPEGIHQLSEVSLSELHANHAAALGIVVNRCQTDSMASIEAAFTDTSVPVWTVPEEPFLTAPTVRQLMNSVDGELIHGDATLLGREVLDVQVGAMTFEHLLDKLVDGAVVITPGDRVEVLLGLLAVQSAKSFPSLAGIILNGGFLPPATIGRLVGDLAPSVPIILTELGSFSSASAAAKVRGRLTKDSQRKVDSALALFEQNVDSKALLASLDVRRPEVVTPLMFEYELLARARENQKHIVLPEGNDDRILRAASTLLQRKVAKLTILGDEMTVRARATELGLDISEATVMSTHSGVLFEEFAAEYANLRAHKGVTVERAREIVSSVSYFGTMMVQLGYADGMVSGAAHTTAHTIRPSFEVIKTVPGVSVVSSVFLMCLEDRVLVYGDCAINPDPTAEQLADIAISSADTATQFGVAPRIAMLSYSTGSSGAGADVEKVRQATELVRERRPDLEVEGPIQYDAAVDASVAASKLPDSAVAGRATVFIFPDLNTGNNTYKAVQRSAGAVAIGPVLQGLRKPVNDLSRGALVQDIVNTVAITAIQAEAYAQANA; encoded by the coding sequence GTGAGTACGAAGACCCGCAGCGTGTACCTCACCTCTCCTGAAGGAGAGACCGGTAAGTCCACCATCGCCCTTGGCGTGGTTGACCTCTTAGCGCAGCAAGTTCAGCGCGTCGGTGTATTCCGGCCCATCACCAGGAACGGCGCCAATAACCGCTCCGATGATATTGCAGCACGGGATTACGTGCTAGAACTTCTACTCGCCCATGACGGAGTAGACCTTTCCTATGAACAGTGCGTTGGCGTTACCTACGCTGATGTCCACGCTGACCCAGACGCAGCGCTCACTCAAATCATCGCTCGCTACCATGAGATGGAAGCACACTGCGACGCGGTGGTGATTGTCGGTAGTGACTACACCGACGTGGTGGGACCAACCGAGTTGGCGTTCAACGCCCGGATCGCAGCCAACCTTGGCGCTCCCGTGCTCCTTGTGCTGTCCGGATCCGGCCGCAGCCCCGAGGGTATCCACCAGCTATCTGAGGTCTCCCTCTCCGAGCTTCACGCCAACCACGCGGCTGCCCTTGGGATCGTAGTAAACCGCTGCCAAACCGATTCCATGGCCAGCATCGAAGCGGCGTTCACCGACACCTCGGTTCCAGTGTGGACCGTTCCGGAAGAGCCGTTCCTGACTGCACCGACCGTGCGTCAGCTCATGAACTCCGTTGATGGTGAACTCATCCACGGTGACGCCACGCTACTGGGACGTGAAGTCTTGGACGTCCAAGTTGGCGCCATGACCTTTGAACACCTACTCGACAAGCTCGTTGACGGTGCTGTTGTCATCACTCCGGGAGACCGCGTCGAGGTCCTCTTGGGACTGCTCGCGGTTCAGTCTGCCAAGTCATTCCCGTCCCTGGCCGGGATCATCCTCAACGGTGGGTTCCTCCCGCCGGCGACCATTGGCCGCCTCGTAGGTGACCTAGCCCCGAGTGTTCCAATCATCTTGACTGAGCTGGGCTCGTTCTCAAGCGCATCAGCCGCAGCAAAAGTACGCGGCCGGCTAACCAAGGACTCCCAACGCAAGGTTGACTCCGCTCTGGCGCTATTTGAGCAGAACGTCGATTCCAAGGCACTGCTCGCCAGCCTCGATGTGCGCCGCCCAGAGGTAGTTACGCCGCTCATGTTTGAATATGAGTTGCTAGCCCGGGCCCGCGAGAACCAGAAGCACATTGTTCTGCCGGAAGGCAACGACGACCGCATCCTACGTGCAGCTTCAACGCTCCTGCAGCGTAAGGTCGCCAAGCTCACCATCCTCGGTGACGAGATGACCGTACGCGCACGCGCAACCGAACTGGGCCTGGATATTTCTGAGGCCACCGTCATGAGCACGCACTCCGGTGTCCTGTTCGAAGAGTTTGCCGCAGAGTACGCAAACCTGCGCGCGCACAAGGGTGTCACCGTTGAGCGGGCCCGTGAAATTGTCAGCTCGGTGTCCTACTTTGGCACCATGATGGTTCAGCTGGGCTACGCAGACGGCATGGTTTCCGGTGCCGCCCACACCACGGCGCACACCATCCGACCATCATTTGAAGTTATCAAGACGGTCCCTGGTGTTTCAGTTGTTTCCTCGGTGTTCCTCATGTGCTTGGAAGACCGCGTACTGGTCTACGGCGACTGTGCCATTAACCCTGACCCAACCGCTGAGCAGCTTGCTGACATTGCGATCTCCTCCGCGGATACCGCAACCCAGTTTGGTGTTGCCCCGCGCATCGCAATGCTGTCCTACTCAACGGGCTCCTCAGGTGCCGGCGCCGACGTAGAAAAGGTACGCCAAGCTACCGAGTTGGTCCGTGAGCGTCGCCCAGACCTTGAAGTCGAAGGCCCAATTCAGTATGACGCCGCCGTTGATGCTTCCGTAGCCGCGTCGAAGCTGCCAGATTCCGCAGTAGCTGGACGCGCAACCGTGTTCATCTTCCCGGACCTGAACACCGGTAACAACACCTACAAGGCCGTTCAGCGGTCCGCCGGTGCGGTTGCAATTGGCCCGGTTCTGCAGGGTCTGCGTAAGCCGGTCAACGACCTGTCCCGTGGTGCACTTGTCCAAGACATTGTGAACACCGTGGCAATCACCGCAATTCAGGCTGAGGCATACGCTCAGGCCAACGCGTAA
- a CDS encoding acetate kinase, translating to MSAVTQTVLVINAGSSSIKYQLVNPATKESIASGLVEQIGESAGHITHEYGDTETELDVVVPDHGFGLRKVLELFASHGPDLATANVVAVGHRVVQGGERFSGPTLITDEVLDAIKELIPLAPLHNPGHVRGIEVARELFPDLPHVAIFDTAFFQTLPQAAYTYAIDTAVSEKFQIRRYGFHGTSHDFVSAKAAATLGKDIKDIKQIVLHLGNGASVSAVDGGRAVETSMGLTPLEGLVMGTRSGDIDPAIIMHLHRVGGMSIDEIDTLLNKQSGLKGMSGVNDFRQLLGLVDSGDEKAKLAFDVYVHRLLKYVGSYIAVLGGKVDVISFTAGIGENSSPLRAALMDKLAGFGVTYDAAKNQERSPQARIISNPDSAIPIMVVPTNEELAIAQQTIALIAD from the coding sequence GTGAGCGCCGTAACCCAAACGGTTCTGGTCATTAATGCCGGTTCCTCATCCATTAAGTACCAGTTGGTTAACCCTGCCACCAAGGAATCAATTGCTTCCGGTTTGGTCGAGCAGATCGGCGAATCTGCCGGTCACATCACCCACGAGTACGGTGACACTGAAACCGAACTCGACGTTGTGGTTCCAGACCACGGCTTTGGTCTGCGAAAGGTCCTTGAGCTCTTTGCCTCCCACGGTCCAGACTTGGCTACCGCCAACGTGGTAGCTGTTGGCCACCGGGTAGTCCAAGGTGGCGAACGCTTCAGTGGACCAACCTTGATCACCGACGAGGTTCTCGACGCCATCAAGGAACTCATTCCATTGGCTCCCCTGCACAACCCCGGACACGTCCGCGGTATCGAGGTAGCACGGGAACTCTTCCCTGACCTGCCACACGTAGCCATCTTTGACACCGCGTTCTTCCAGACCCTGCCGCAGGCCGCATACACGTATGCGATCGACACCGCAGTCTCCGAGAAGTTCCAGATTCGCCGCTACGGATTCCACGGCACCAGCCACGACTTTGTCTCCGCGAAGGCCGCTGCCACGCTTGGCAAGGACATCAAAGACATCAAGCAGATTGTCTTGCACCTTGGAAATGGTGCCTCGGTATCTGCGGTCGACGGTGGGCGCGCAGTTGAGACTTCAATGGGTCTGACCCCTCTTGAGGGCCTGGTCATGGGAACCCGTTCGGGTGACATTGACCCAGCAATCATCATGCACCTGCACCGCGTTGGCGGCATGTCAATCGATGAGATTGACACGCTGTTGAACAAGCAGTCCGGCCTCAAGGGGATGTCCGGAGTCAACGACTTCCGCCAGCTCCTCGGTTTGGTTGACTCCGGTGATGAGAAGGCCAAGCTGGCCTTCGACGTATACGTACACCGCCTGCTGAAGTACGTGGGTTCCTACATTGCAGTGCTCGGTGGCAAGGTAGACGTCATCAGCTTCACCGCCGGCATTGGCGAGAACAGCTCCCCACTGCGTGCGGCCCTCATGGACAAGCTAGCCGGCTTTGGTGTCACCTATGACGCCGCCAAGAACCAGGAGCGCAGCCCACAGGCTCGGATCATCTCCAACCCGGACTCAGCAATTCCAATCATGGTCGTTCCAACCAACGAGGAACTTGCGATCGCTCAGCAGACCATTGCACTAATCGCTGACTAA
- a CDS encoding GuaB3 family IMP dehydrogenase-related protein, which translates to MSNEIEIGRGKRGRRAFTFDDIAVVPSRRTRDPEDVSVGWQIDAYHFDLPVMAAPMDSVMSPQTAIALGKFGGLGVLDLEGLWTRYEDPTALLAEIEQLDPAQSIARMQEIYAEPIKAELITARLKEIRDAGVTVAGALSPARTQEFYQTVVDAGVDLFVIRGTTVSAEHVSSNAEPLNLKRFIYELDVPVIVGGAASYTAALHLMRTGAAGVLVGFGGGAAQTTRNTLGIHAPMATAVADVAAARRDYLDESGGRYVHVIADGGVGKSGDLVKAFACGADAVMIGAALARADEAPGAGFHWGSEAHHGQLPRGERVQVGTVGSLEQILFGPSNQADGTLNLIGALKRAMATTGYSDLKEFQRIEVVLSPYQASAR; encoded by the coding sequence GTGAGTAACGAGATCGAGATTGGCCGAGGAAAGCGTGGACGGCGCGCATTCACCTTCGATGACATCGCGGTAGTCCCGTCCCGCCGCACCCGTGACCCCGAAGACGTTTCAGTGGGCTGGCAGATTGATGCCTACCACTTTGATCTTCCGGTCATGGCAGCCCCAATGGACTCAGTAATGAGCCCACAAACCGCTATTGCCCTGGGCAAATTTGGCGGCCTTGGGGTACTTGACCTAGAAGGTCTGTGGACCCGCTACGAGGACCCTACCGCGTTGCTAGCAGAGATTGAGCAGTTAGACCCTGCCCAGTCGATTGCGCGGATGCAGGAGATCTACGCTGAGCCAATTAAGGCTGAGTTGATCACCGCGCGCCTCAAAGAGATTCGCGATGCCGGAGTCACCGTAGCCGGTGCACTCTCGCCCGCCCGCACCCAGGAGTTCTACCAAACGGTAGTAGACGCCGGTGTGGACCTCTTTGTGATCCGGGGAACCACGGTTTCCGCGGAGCACGTGTCTTCTAACGCAGAGCCACTGAACCTTAAGCGGTTCATTTATGAGCTTGACGTGCCGGTCATTGTTGGTGGCGCAGCCTCCTACACGGCAGCCCTGCACCTGATGCGTACCGGTGCCGCTGGTGTCTTGGTTGGTTTTGGTGGCGGAGCTGCTCAAACCACCCGCAACACCCTTGGTATCCACGCGCCGATGGCGACCGCGGTTGCTGACGTTGCCGCCGCTCGCCGGGACTACCTGGACGAGTCCGGTGGCCGTTACGTGCACGTGATCGCAGACGGTGGCGTTGGTAAGTCCGGCGACCTCGTTAAGGCGTTCGCTTGCGGTGCCGACGCGGTCATGATCGGTGCGGCACTTGCCCGTGCCGATGAGGCACCTGGTGCCGGATTCCACTGGGGTTCAGAAGCACACCACGGCCAGCTGCCTCGCGGCGAGCGGGTCCAGGTGGGCACCGTTGGTAGCCTCGAACAGATCCTGTTTGGCCCATCCAACCAGGCTGACGGAACCCTGAACCTCATTGGTGCGCTCAAGCGTGCCATGGCTACTACCGGGTACTCCGACCTGAAGGAATTCCAACGCATTGAGGTTGTCCTGTCCCCTTACCAGGCCAGCGCACGCTAA
- a CDS encoding exonuclease domain-containing protein, with product MLINEPAIKEHKMAWTNGPFLGFDTETTGVSTASDRIVTAALILRQGDQNIEKTWLLNPGVDIPVEASNIHGITTEYAREHGQDPKVGLEEIAVELVKHLETQSPVVAFNATFDISILDAELVRHGLTPVSARLANGWSPVIDPLVIDRAVDRWRKGKRKLVDLCAHYGVDETGTLHTADADVAATLDVLDLIIAKYPELAQMTLADLHSYQERAHHQWATSFNQYLTKIGRPADVGTTWLSAEG from the coding sequence ATGCTTATCAACGAACCAGCTATAAAGGAGCACAAGATGGCGTGGACCAACGGGCCTTTCCTAGGCTTTGATACCGAGACTACCGGCGTGAGCACCGCCTCAGACCGCATAGTGACGGCCGCTCTGATTTTGCGCCAAGGCGACCAAAATATCGAGAAAACCTGGCTCCTCAACCCGGGAGTTGATATCCCCGTTGAGGCTTCCAACATCCACGGCATCACCACGGAGTATGCCCGTGAGCACGGCCAAGACCCAAAGGTTGGCCTTGAGGAAATAGCCGTTGAACTGGTAAAACACCTGGAAACTCAGTCCCCTGTGGTTGCCTTCAACGCGACATTCGACATCAGCATCTTAGACGCCGAGCTCGTACGGCACGGGCTTACGCCGGTTTCTGCGCGGCTCGCCAACGGGTGGAGCCCAGTCATTGACCCGCTTGTGATTGACCGTGCGGTCGACCGGTGGCGCAAGGGAAAACGCAAACTTGTTGACCTATGTGCCCACTACGGTGTGGATGAAACTGGCACTTTGCACACCGCGGACGCAGACGTCGCTGCGACCTTGGATGTGTTGGACCTCATCATTGCAAAATACCCGGAACTCGCCCAAATGACACTGGCCGACCTGCACTCCTACCAGGAACGGGCACATCACCAGTGGGCCACCAGCTTCAACCAGTATCTAACCAAGATTGGCCGTCCCGCAGATGTGGGCACCACTTGGCTCAGCGCCGAGGGCTAA
- a CDS encoding pseudouridine synthase codes for MGRKKQPAPLPIRDGLNPVRLQMPHPQPGDPVPAATVIGYLQDRFAYDAVNLAAKMAAGEIVDELGRKYTMDSPYRAGSLIFLYRDPVPEKRVPYEIEIIHEDDDLLVIDKPHFLATTPKGAYIVESALVRLRRQFGIDELSPAHRLDRLTAGVLVFTKRAELRRAYHEMFAHRTVLKSYQAVAGVRDGLELPATVRTRIHKERGVMQAETVAGEPNTETLVTLAAQKTVDPAGHCGHEVIGLYDLFPHTGKTHQLRLHMAGLGVGILHDNYYPEFYQVEMDDYRNPLQLLAKTIEFDDPVTGATRKFTSSRTLSMWQD; via the coding sequence ATGGGACGCAAGAAGCAGCCGGCCCCACTTCCTATTCGGGACGGTTTGAATCCCGTGCGGTTGCAAATGCCGCACCCGCAACCGGGCGACCCGGTTCCCGCGGCTACCGTCATTGGCTACTTGCAAGACCGCTTCGCTTACGATGCCGTAAACCTGGCCGCAAAGATGGCAGCCGGTGAAATTGTTGATGAGTTGGGCCGCAAGTACACCATGGACTCGCCATACCGGGCGGGCTCGCTGATTTTCTTGTATCGGGATCCCGTTCCAGAGAAGCGGGTGCCTTACGAGATCGAGATCATCCACGAGGATGACGATCTTTTGGTCATCGATAAACCGCACTTCCTGGCCACCACCCCAAAGGGCGCATACATTGTGGAATCGGCCTTGGTACGGCTGCGGCGCCAGTTTGGGATTGATGAGCTGAGCCCTGCGCACCGCCTTGATCGCTTGACCGCGGGGGTTCTTGTTTTCACCAAGCGAGCCGAGCTGCGCCGGGCGTATCACGAGATGTTTGCCCACCGCACCGTGCTGAAGTCTTATCAGGCGGTTGCCGGTGTCCGCGATGGCCTGGAACTTCCGGCTACGGTCCGCACAAGGATCCACAAAGAACGCGGTGTCATGCAGGCAGAAACGGTTGCGGGGGAGCCCAACACAGAAACACTCGTCACTTTGGCAGCCCAAAAGACGGTAGACCCGGCAGGGCACTGCGGTCACGAGGTTATTGGGCTGTATGACCTTTTTCCGCACACCGGTAAGACCCATCAACTGCGCCTGCACATGGCGGGTCTTGGCGTAGGGATTTTGCATGACAATTACTACCCTGAGTTCTACCAGGTTGAGATGGACGACTATCGCAACCCGCTACAGCTGCTTGCCAAAACGATCGAGTTTGATGATCCCGTTACCGGGGCCACCAGAAAGTTCACGTCCAGCAGGACACTGAGCATGTGGCAAGACTAA
- the guaB gene encoding IMP dehydrogenase has product MTDSSAVQAHNPFGFQGLTYDDVLLLPNETDVIPSEVDTTTRLTREINIQVPLVSAAMDTVTESRMAIAMARQGGIGIVHRNLSIEDQAKNVDLVKRSESGMITDPLTVGPNATIEDLDRLCGQYRVSGLPVVDEDHKLLGIITNRDLRFIPSSEYATTKVHEAMTRMPLITGEVGISRDQAAYLLGKNRIEKLPLVDGDGRLQGLITVKDFVKVEQYPHATKDSEGRLRVGAAIGFYGDALDRAGALVEAGVDVLVADTANGHARLMLDMIRSLKKDPFYKDVQIIGGNVATYDGALALAQAGADAVKVGVGPGSICTTRVVAGVGVPQVTAVYEATKACAPLGVPVIADGGMQYSGDIAKALVAGAESVMLGSLLAGCDESPGDLVFVNGKQFKHYRGMGSLGAMASRGKKSYSKDRYFQADVHSDDKIVPEGIEGQVPYRGPLGAVAYQLTGGLHQSMFYVGARTIPELRERGKFVRITAAGLKESHPHDIQMTVEAPNYGTR; this is encoded by the coding sequence ATGACCGACTCAAGTGCTGTGCAGGCCCACAATCCGTTTGGTTTCCAAGGACTAACGTATGATGACGTCCTCTTGTTGCCCAATGAAACTGACGTAATCCCCAGTGAAGTTGACACCACCACGCGCCTAACCCGTGAAATCAATATTCAGGTTCCGCTCGTTTCTGCTGCCATGGACACTGTTACGGAATCCCGGATGGCGATTGCCATGGCCCGGCAGGGTGGCATTGGTATTGTTCACCGCAACCTTTCAATCGAAGACCAGGCCAAGAACGTTGACCTGGTGAAGCGGTCCGAGTCCGGAATGATCACCGACCCGCTGACAGTTGGACCAAACGCCACAATCGAAGACCTTGACCGTCTGTGCGGTCAGTACCGAGTGTCGGGTCTTCCTGTAGTAGATGAAGACCACAAGCTCCTAGGTATCATCACCAACCGCGACCTGCGGTTCATTCCGTCATCTGAATACGCCACCACCAAGGTGCACGAAGCGATGACCCGCATGCCACTGATTACCGGTGAAGTTGGCATCTCACGTGACCAGGCAGCGTACCTGCTTGGCAAAAACCGTATTGAGAAACTCCCGTTGGTAGACGGCGATGGCCGCCTGCAGGGTCTGATCACGGTCAAAGACTTTGTCAAGGTTGAGCAGTACCCCCACGCGACCAAGGACTCTGAAGGTCGTCTTCGCGTTGGTGCGGCAATTGGATTCTATGGCGATGCCCTTGACCGAGCTGGCGCACTAGTTGAAGCGGGTGTTGACGTCCTCGTGGCTGACACCGCCAACGGTCACGCCCGTCTCATGTTGGATATGATCCGCTCGCTCAAGAAGGACCCCTTCTACAAGGACGTTCAGATCATTGGTGGAAACGTTGCAACCTACGATGGCGCGCTTGCGCTGGCTCAGGCCGGTGCGGACGCAGTCAAGGTTGGTGTTGGCCCAGGTTCCATCTGCACCACCCGTGTTGTTGCCGGAGTAGGTGTTCCTCAGGTTACTGCCGTGTATGAGGCCACCAAGGCTTGCGCACCACTGGGTGTGCCAGTGATCGCCGATGGCGGTATGCAGTACTCCGGTGACATTGCCAAGGCCCTCGTTGCGGGTGCCGAGTCAGTCATGCTCGGATCGCTTCTTGCCGGTTGTGACGAGTCCCCTGGTGACCTCGTATTTGTGAACGGCAAGCAGTTCAAGCACTACCGCGGCATGGGCTCCCTCGGTGCCATGGCTTCACGCGGAAAGAAGTCCTACTCCAAGGACCGTTACTTCCAAGCTGACGTCCACTCAGACGACAAGATCGTGCCAGAGGGTATTGAAGGTCAGGTTCCTTACCGCGGCCCACTGGGTGCGGTTGCCTACCAGCTCACCGGTGGATTGCACCAGTCCATGTTCTACGTTGGTGCACGCACCATTCCGGAGCTGCGTGAGCGCGGTAAGTTTGTACGCATCACCGCTGCTGGACTCAAAGAATCACACCCGCATGACATTCAGATGACGGTTGAGGCGCCAAACTACGGCACCCGCTAA